The following are encoded together in the Pectobacterium wasabiae CFBP 3304 genome:
- a CDS encoding SrfA family protein: MFLCSDKLDKYQSMGENGQAVHISALQLRETLRLRKQHAIADTLAIPQINEHGNRIDWYAPFSGDIIPWSAATDSERQSALNQLEVSQAALRQLSEEQRRNTQPEQRLFGQLLEKALQFPDQQHVWLVGGKPIISFWGFVNAQHQVRLDPLDCLRPVAPLIPTVTTTATTSAPSATTDASSINAPAPRGARRFLPTWLCWLLPLLLLLLLALLLLRGCVPGITIPIPGFSMKGAELPAINLNTPELPLVSSVTEGTSLTVTESSVSSASGSLSTAISANTGSEKSDLPLLGTSLPEGSSPIPDPTSAPAPSLSTASEAVTSATGTRTPLSLPPEALAQGSTAFLNGLWHAGAGIQDQRTGKPLSLSYQIKGGEGEVQMVRGDGVSCKGAVNAQTRSGQLTINNQGEAQCTDGSVYQMPEIICMPGAKNIADCKGRYDANTLFPISMKQEASN, translated from the coding sequence ATGTTTCTGTGCAGTGATAAGCTCGATAAGTATCAGTCCATGGGCGAAAACGGGCAAGCTGTACATATTTCAGCACTGCAACTTCGTGAAACACTACGTTTGCGAAAACAGCACGCTATCGCGGATACCCTTGCCATCCCCCAAATCAATGAACATGGCAACCGCATCGATTGGTATGCGCCATTTTCTGGCGACATCATCCCATGGTCTGCCGCTACCGACAGTGAACGCCAATCAGCGCTAAACCAGCTCGAAGTCAGTCAGGCAGCATTACGCCAGCTAAGCGAAGAACAGCGCCGAAATACTCAGCCGGAACAGCGGTTATTCGGTCAATTATTGGAAAAAGCGCTACAGTTTCCCGATCAGCAGCACGTCTGGCTCGTCGGTGGAAAACCTATCATCAGTTTCTGGGGATTCGTGAATGCTCAGCATCAGGTTAGGCTTGACCCGCTGGACTGCTTACGCCCCGTGGCACCATTGATCCCAACCGTCACCACCACGGCTACGACGAGCGCTCCCTCTGCGACAACGGATGCCAGCAGCATTAACGCCCCCGCTCCGCGCGGTGCACGGCGGTTCCTCCCCACTTGGCTGTGCTGGTTGCTCCCCTTGCTGTTGCTTCTGTTACTGGCACTGCTGCTTCTGCGTGGCTGTGTACCGGGGATCACCATTCCCATCCCCGGTTTCAGCATGAAGGGAGCCGAATTACCAGCAATAAACCTGAATACACCAGAACTGCCACTGGTTTCATCGGTTACGGAGGGCACAAGCCTGACCGTTACGGAATCCAGTGTCAGTTCAGCCAGTGGCAGTCTATCTACAGCGATATCCGCGAATACGGGGTCAGAGAAGTCAGATCTCCCCCTGTTGGGAACGTCCTTACCGGAAGGCTCGTCTCCGATCCCGGATCCGACAAGCGCACCAGCCCCCTCTCTTTCAACGGCTTCCGAGGCAGTCACTTCGGCCACGGGAACCCGAACGCCGCTAAGCCTACCGCCAGAAGCGCTGGCACAAGGAAGTACGGCTTTTCTGAACGGACTCTGGCATGCCGGTGCGGGTATTCAAGATCAGCGCACGGGTAAACCTCTGAGCCTGAGTTACCAGATCAAAGGTGGAGAAGGTGAAGTACAGATGGTGCGTGGCGATGGCGTCTCTTGCAAGGGAGCCGTTAATGCACAGACTCGTTCAGGGCAGCTCACCATTAATAACCAAGGTGAAGCTCAGTGTACCGATGGCTCGGTTTATCAAATGCCGGAAATTATCTGTATGCCTGGCGCAAAAAATATCGCGGATTGTAAAGGCCGTTACGATGCCAATACTCTTTTCCCTATCTCGATGAAGCAGGAGGCAAGTAACTAA
- a CDS encoding vWA domain-containing protein, translating to MQWQLTCYPAMLSAIEPHLSLAHRNIFAQPVQANDGAIEWYSEINGQPIRLTDLPTSERMRAEALLTQKQHIISELKNKLAQNSSVSEDVLRILTLASQQPADSSIWVIGDQPVITELSPPPIIAVTPVIAPRRIWWPWLLLLLLLAVLALFLLRGCLPVAPTEPAQPPESVTPTEPVTPAEPITPEKPVQPTEPATPIKPPKPVPPPVTKALCPAQRTVQQAPEVVIILDASGSMALSMDATPDELERWLEGDELVRDIEREPRRISLARQSTSNIIDKLPKDMNISLVAAADCRKVTASTPFPPSKRTVLKNQINRIEPIGKTALAEALEQAGKLVDGVERDAIILLVTDGDETCGGDPCEVASKLKKSKPRLQINVVDILNTGAGNCIASNTGGSVFAVNNTQEFSNIMNKAMKEYIPEGCQ from the coding sequence ATGCTTTCCGCCATTGAGCCACATTTATCTCTGGCCCACAGAAATATCTTTGCACAACCCGTGCAGGCAAATGATGGTGCAATCGAATGGTATAGCGAGATCAATGGTCAGCCTATACGGTTGACGGACCTGCCTACATCGGAAAGGATGCGAGCAGAAGCGCTGCTAACGCAGAAACAGCACATAATCAGTGAGTTAAAGAATAAATTAGCGCAAAACAGTAGTGTTTCCGAAGATGTGTTGCGGATACTAACACTTGCCAGCCAACAGCCTGCCGATTCAAGCATTTGGGTGATTGGTGACCAACCTGTAATTACGGAGCTGTCTCCCCCTCCGATAATAGCGGTAACCCCCGTCATCGCGCCTCGACGTATCTGGTGGCCGTGGCTATTGTTGCTGTTATTGCTGGCTGTTCTGGCGCTATTCCTATTACGCGGCTGTCTGCCTGTGGCACCAACAGAGCCTGCACAGCCGCCGGAGTCAGTAACACCAACAGAGCCAGTAACACCGGCAGAACCCATTACACCCGAAAAACCGGTACAACCAACAGAACCCGCCACGCCCATAAAACCACCAAAACCTGTACCACCGCCAGTGACTAAGGCGCTTTGTCCGGCACAGCGGACCGTTCAGCAGGCTCCAGAGGTAGTGATTATCCTTGATGCATCCGGTTCAATGGCACTCAGTATGGATGCCACACCAGATGAACTAGAACGTTGGTTGGAAGGGGATGAGTTAGTCAGGGACATTGAACGTGAACCGCGTCGAATCAGTCTGGCACGCCAGTCAACAAGTAATATTATTGATAAATTGCCCAAGGATATGAATATCAGCCTGGTGGCAGCAGCGGATTGCCGTAAGGTTACCGCCTCAACGCCGTTCCCGCCGTCGAAGCGTACAGTATTAAAAAACCAGATCAATCGTATTGAGCCGATAGGCAAAACGGCCTTGGCGGAAGCATTAGAACAGGCAGGCAAGCTGGTGGATGGTGTCGAACGCGATGCAATTATCCTGCTGGTTACCGATGGTGATGAAACCTGTGGCGGCGATCCCTGTGAGGTCGCTAGCAAGCTTAAAAAGAGCAAGCCTCGGTTACAAATAAATGTAGTTGATATCCTGAATACAGGCGCGGGCAATTGCATTGCCAGCAATACTGGCGGTAGCGTTTTTGCCGTTAACAATACTCAGGAATTCAGCAATATCATGAATAAAGCCATGAAAGAATATATCCCTGAAGGATGTCAATAA